From the genome of Aspergillus fumigatus Af293 chromosome 1, whole genome shotgun sequence, one region includes:
- a CDS encoding putative MFS transporter — protein sequence MPDIESKASKAEEQETVSPMKPFQHGELDQETAAYANSTAIHVDKATNRRLFWMINRRVLVCMLATYFCQALDKGTLGFASIMGIQTDAHLVGNEYSWLGTILYIGVLAGEYPTNFLLQKLPVGKYIASNVFLWGVVIACSAAATNFPGLMAVRFLLGVFESCVQPCFILMTSMWYTRSEQTILTSLWYCMMGVQLMIGGLLAYGVEHYRGHSIKSWQLLFLVLGVATCAWALFMGWYLPDSPMKAKCWSEADKRLMVERVRANETGIQNRVFKKYQVLEVLRDPAIWLYALLQMTSCLIIGGLGVFSNIIIKSFGFTTLQTQLLNIAQGGVTIAVMVGGASLATWTKQTILTMHLWTIPAIIGTAIIFTIPPTPKTRAGLLIAFYCTQFILAEGNLLFSLISRNVAGQTKKSTVLAVTFIAWSASNAAAPQIFRSDDAPRYHKGLTAHFCLYALFNIILLSLRTVLMARNRKKRSAAAAAGQVSPSESSADEKIEHSNAFLDLTDKENPDFRVRSPTATSWVYGS from the exons ATGCCTGACATCGAAAGTAAAGCCTCCAAGGCCGAAGAGCAGGAGACAGTCAGTCCTATGAAGCCCTTCCAACATGGAGAGCTGGACCAGGAAACAGCAGCGTACGCGAATTCAACCGCCATTCACGTCGATAAGGCGACTAACCGGCGATTGTTCTGGATGATCAACCGCCGCGTGCTGGTGTGCATGCTTGCC ACGTACTTCTGTCAAGCACTCGACAAGGGCACACTCGGCTTTGCTTCGATTATGGGAATCCAGACAGACGCACACCTCGTCGGAAATGAGTATAGTTGGCTGGGAACGATTCTCTACATTGGTGTGTTGGCAGGGGAGTATCCGACCAATTTTCTCTTGCAGAAGCTGCCTGTGGGCAAATACATTGCGAGCAA TGTGTTCCTTTGGGGTGTTGTGATTGCT TGTAGTGCTGCGGCGACAAACTTTCCTGGTTTAATGGCCGTTCGATTCCTTCTTGG TGTCTTTGAATCCTGCGTTCAGCCATGCTTCATCCTTATGACATCGATGTGGTACACGAGATCGGAACAGACGATTCTCACCAGTCTGTGGTATTGCA TGATGGGTGTCCAGCTCATG ATCGGTGGTCTGCTCGCCTACGGTGTCGAACACTACAGGGGCCACTCCATCAAATCCTGGCAGCTTCTGTTTCTTGTGCTCGGAGTAGCCACCTGTGCCTGGGCTTTGTTCATGGGCTGGTATCTGCCCGACAGTCCGATGAAGGCCAAGTGCTGGAGCGAGGCGGACAAGCGACTGATGGTCGAGCGAGTGCGCGCCAATGAGACTGGTATTCAGAACAGAGTGTTCAAGAAGTACCAAGTGCTTGAGGTGCTCAGAGACCCTGCGATCTGGCTTTATGCTCTATTGCAGATGACCAGCTGCTTGATCATCGGCGGACTAGGTGTCttctccaacatcatcatcaagagTTTTGGCTTTACCACTTTGCAGACGCAGCTGCTCAACATCGCACAGGGTGGTGTCACCATTGCTGTGATGGTCGGCGGTGCGTCCCTGGCGACCTGGACCAAACAGACTATTCTTACCATGCATCTGTGGACTAT ACCCGCCATCATCGGAAcggccatcatcttcacTATCCCTCCCACGCCGAAGACCCGTGCTGGGCTACTCATCGCATTCTACTGCACACAGTTCATCCTCGCCGAgggcaatctcctcttctccctcatctcCAGAAACGTGGCCGGACAAACCAAGAAGTCTACCGTCCTGGCAGTGACCTTCATCGCCTGGTCCGCCAGCAACGCCGCCGCTCCTCAG ATCTTTCGGTCCGACGACGCCCCCAGATACCACAAAGGCCTGACTGCCCATTTCTGTCTGTACGCACTcttcaatatcatcctccTGAGCCTGCGGACTGTCCTTATGGCGCGTAatcggaagaagagaagcgcTGCGGCCGCAGCCGGCCAGGTTTCGCCGTCTGAGTCCTCAGCAGACGAGAAGATTGAGCACTCTAACGCCTTCTTGGATCTAACGGACAAAGAGAATCCGGATTTTAGGGTACGTTCTCCCACTGCTACGTCATGGGTCTATGGAAGCTAA